In one window of Flavobacterium ginsengisoli DNA:
- a CDS encoding RidA family protein — translation MSEIKKNSRNTENAPKSPFSTQTVAFSHYNNFSAQLPIDPKTGEIVSGGIKEQAKQCLTNIQAIVESIGHVMDDAVKLTVFLKNISDIEAVDEVYKTFFKSNLPTRTTVAVEALPLDGALIQIDTLISNGEGTTPQKALDLVKVTRNAENAPKSIHAHNVAFSHYSNISAQLPIDPQSGKIVAGGVKEQTEQCLENIKAILESIGHVMNDVVKTTVFLKDISDAEVVNEVLAKFFPNYVPARTIVSASALPMDALVQIDTAVSHGDGTPPQLPEDARFLVIEANNTENAPKVPYSHTVAYSHYNHISGQLPLVPENNQIVGSGIKEQATQCLNNIKAIVESIDHKMDDIVKINIQLKNIEDLDAVNEIYTSFFSGDLPARTIIGVSAIPVDALIQVDAVVSNSEGTPA, via the coding sequence ATGAGCGAAATTAAAAAGAACTCGAGAAACACAGAAAATGCGCCAAAAAGCCCATTTTCAACGCAAACAGTAGCGTTTTCTCATTACAACAATTTTTCGGCGCAATTGCCTATCGATCCTAAAACGGGAGAAATTGTTAGTGGCGGTATTAAAGAGCAGGCAAAACAATGCTTGACAAATATCCAAGCAATTGTAGAAAGCATTGGCCATGTTATGGATGATGCAGTAAAACTAACTGTTTTCTTAAAGAATATTTCTGATATAGAAGCAGTAGACGAAGTGTATAAAACATTCTTCAAAAGCAATCTTCCAACTCGTACAACGGTTGCTGTAGAAGCTCTGCCATTAGATGGCGCTTTAATTCAGATAGATACTCTTATTTCAAACGGTGAGGGGACAACTCCGCAAAAAGCTTTAGATCTTGTTAAAGTGACCAGAAATGCAGAAAATGCACCTAAGAGCATACATGCGCATAACGTAGCGTTTTCTCACTATAGCAATATTTCAGCACAATTGCCTATCGATCCACAATCTGGTAAAATTGTAGCTGGCGGTGTAAAAGAACAGACTGAACAATGTTTAGAAAATATTAAAGCTATTTTAGAAAGCATTGGACACGTTATGAATGATGTGGTTAAAACGACCGTTTTTCTTAAAGACATTTCAGATGCTGAAGTTGTAAACGAAGTTTTAGCAAAATTTTTCCCAAACTATGTTCCAGCTAGAACAATTGTTAGTGCTTCTGCTTTGCCAATGGATGCTTTGGTGCAGATTGATACTGCTGTATCACATGGTGACGGAACTCCTCCGCAACTTCCAGAAGATGCACGTTTTTTAGTTATTGAAGCAAATAACACAGAAAACGCACCAAAAGTTCCGTATTCGCACACAGTTGCTTATTCACATTACAATCATATTTCAGGTCAATTGCCTTTGGTTCCAGAAAACAATCAAATAGTTGGAAGCGGAATTAAAGAACAGGCTACACAATGTTTAAACAATATCAAAGCAATTGTAGAAAGTATCGACCATAAAATGGATGACATTGTTAAAATAAATATTCAATTAAAAAATATTGAAGACCTTGATGCTGTCAACGAAATTTATACTTCATTTTTCAGCGGAGATTTGCCTGCAAGAACGATAATTGGAGTTTCGGCAATTCCTGTGGATGCTTTGATCCAAGTTGATGCTGTTGTTTCTAATAGTGAAGGTACACCAGCTTAA
- a CDS encoding helix-turn-helix domain-containing protein yields the protein MKNNPKLISNYEYKKFFLPDITTHNLFNNSNVQLYRIENYLRKIVIPVNPYQTTFNFLIFVTKGFVKQQLETSVFEINANQALSIKQGNFTATLELSDDVEGFFVIYENEVITEIALTTSDLNFFYTSPFSILNPNQINWLIRLFELLEEELNQTEHINAITTALLQSALLKIIRTENTDNKSLSRASFISFQFRELVQKNHIQHKNIDYYSNLLKISDNYLNKCVKETTGKAPKQWINEITIQHSQILLQDNSKEIAEIAFESHFQSPSYFSRMFKKVTGESPSDYRTQFLKH from the coding sequence ATGAAAAACAATCCCAAACTAATTAGCAATTATGAATACAAGAAGTTCTTTCTTCCCGATATAACCACTCACAATCTTTTTAATAATTCTAACGTACAGTTATACCGCATTGAAAACTATTTAAGGAAAATTGTAATACCAGTTAATCCGTATCAAACCACTTTCAACTTTCTAATTTTTGTTACAAAAGGATTTGTAAAACAGCAACTCGAAACATCTGTTTTTGAAATTAATGCTAACCAAGCGCTTAGTATTAAACAGGGAAATTTTACGGCAACCTTAGAATTATCAGATGATGTTGAAGGATTTTTTGTTATCTATGAAAACGAGGTCATCACTGAAATTGCGTTGACTACAAGTGATCTAAACTTTTTTTACACTTCACCTTTCTCTATTTTAAACCCTAACCAAATCAATTGGCTTATCCGTTTATTTGAATTACTGGAAGAGGAATTGAATCAAACCGAACATATTAATGCAATCACTACAGCTCTTCTTCAATCTGCATTATTAAAAATTATACGAACAGAAAACACAGACAATAAATCACTTAGCCGTGCAAGTTTTATCTCTTTTCAATTTAGGGAACTGGTTCAGAAAAACCATATTCAACATAAAAACATCGATTATTACTCCAATCTATTAAAAATATCAGATAATTATTTGAACAAATGCGTTAAAGAAACTACTGGAAAGGCACCAAAACAATGGATAAACGAAATTACAATTCAACACAGCCAAATTCTTTTGCAAGATAATTCTAAAGAAATAGCAGAAATAGCATTTGAGTCGCATTTTCAATCGCCTTCTTATTTTTCACGTATGTTTAAAAAAGTGACAGGAGAGTCTCCTTCTGATTATCGAACACAGTTTCTAAAACATTAA